GCTCGTCTCCCGTCGTCATCGCTTCCTGTTCACGGCGGAAACGCTCATCACGCTTCTCTTTGGCCTGTCGGCGGGCTTCCTTACGGTCAGCCGGCACCAGCGGACGATTCCTGCGCGCCTCAGCCTGTCGGCGCGTCGGCGTCGGACGGCCCTTCTTTGCGCTCGCTTCATGCGTCGGCTCGTCGACGGGAGCGGCTGTCGTTGACTCTTCTGAAGATTTCTTACGGAATAACACACCTTTAGGGTAGTTGATTGAGACCCACAAGCCGAACTACTAAACTCAGTGATATGACTACCACTACTCATGATGACCTCACGCCCTCAGTCCAGGAGCTGCGTGAACGTGTCGATCAGCATTTCGACGAGCTGCTCGACGAACTCAAGACACTCGTATCCATTCCGTCAGTCTCCTCCCTTCCGGAGCATCAGGACGACGTGCAGAAATCAGCTGAACACGTCAGCAAGCTCTTCAACGATCTTGGCCTGGAGACTGAGATTCTACGTGCCGACTCGCCTTTCGGCGGACAAGGTGAGCCAGCCATTGTTGGACACACCCCCGTCATCGAGGGAGCGCCCACCGTCCTGCTGTATGCACACCACGATGTTCAGCCCACTGGTGAACTCGACCGCTGGGACGGTGACCCGTTCGACGCCACCGTTAAGGGGGACAGGCTCTATGGCCGCGGCGCATCCGATGATGGCGCCGGCGTGATCGTCCACCTGGGCGCCCTGCGCACCCTTGCCGATGATCTGGGCCTGAACGTGCGTGTCTTCATCGAAGGTGAAGAGGAGCTTGGTTCCCCCTCGTTCGAAAACTTTCTGACGACCCACGCTGACAAGCTGGACGCTGACGTCATTGTGGTTGCTGACGGTGACAACTGGAAACCGGGGATTCCCGCGATGACTGCGTCACTGCGTGGCAACGCCGTGGTGACCGTGGACGTGCGCGTACTCGAGCACGCTGTCCACTCCGGCGCATTCGGCGGTCCGATCATGGATGCTGTCACAATTGCTGCGCGCATGATTGCGACCTTGCACGACGAGGACGGCAACGTGATTGTCGAGGGCCTCAAAGCCACCGACACGTCC
The sequence above is a segment of the Schaalia radingae genome. Coding sequences within it:
- a CDS encoding M20/M25/M40 family metallo-hydrolase is translated as MTTTTHDDLTPSVQELRERVDQHFDELLDELKTLVSIPSVSSLPEHQDDVQKSAEHVSKLFNDLGLETEILRADSPFGGQGEPAIVGHTPVIEGAPTVLLYAHHDVQPTGELDRWDGDPFDATVKGDRLYGRGASDDGAGVIVHLGALRTLADDLGLNVRVFIEGEEELGSPSFENFLTTHADKLDADVIVVADGDNWKPGIPAMTASLRGNAVVTVDVRVLEHAVHSGAFGGPIMDAVTIAARMIATLHDEDGNVIVEGLKATDTSDIDWPEDEYREAAGVLDGVTLAGSGDLAARVWTKPSINVIGMDVRSVAESSNTIAPHARFRLSMRVAPNQAPAEARDKLIEHLKAHVPFGAAIDISVEKCSPGFLADLDSEPARDLHWALDTAWDTDAVNKGVGGSIPFISHFKKHFPQAEVLVTGVEDPFTNAHSENESQSIPDLKAAILAEALLLARTAKRARR